From one Synergistaceae bacterium genomic stretch:
- a CDS encoding restriction endonuclease subunit S: protein HEQDAKFLSYFFQSDIFYKQKRKLAYGVKVTEVRPITLNDVIIPLPPIDEQKRISAILDKFDSLCNDITSGIPAEINARRKQYEYYRDKLLTFKQKNL, encoded by the coding sequence TCACGAACAGGACGCAAAATTTTTATCATACTTCTTTCAATCTGATATATTTTACAAGCAAAAAAGAAAACTTGCTTACGGTGTGAAGGTTACAGAAGTAAGGCCGATTACATTAAATGATGTAATTATCCCCCTCCCGCCCATAGACGAACAAAAACGAATCAGCGCAATACTTGATAAATTTGACTCACTCTGCAATGATATAACTTCAGGAATTCCCGCAGAGATAAACGCCCGGCGCAAACAATATGAATATTACCGTGATAAACTATTGACTTTCAAGCAAAAAAATTTATAA